The following are encoded in a window of Lynx canadensis isolate LIC74 chromosome B1, mLynCan4.pri.v2, whole genome shotgun sequence genomic DNA:
- the LOC115511831 gene encoding LOW QUALITY PROTEIN: aminoacyl tRNA synthase complex-interacting multifunctional protein 1-like (The sequence of the model RefSeq protein was modified relative to this genomic sequence to represent the inferred CDS: inserted 1 base in 1 codon), with protein MIFCRIFTKTATNGAVLKRLEQKGAEADQIIEYLKQQVALLKEKAILQATLREEKKLPVENAKLKKEIEELKQELVQAEIQNGVKQIPFPAGSLLQANSTVSEKVIQSIPIRTVSSGVKEPITGGRAEEKMKEKIEMKEKKEKKQSIAGSADSKPIDVSRLDLGVGCVITARKHPDADSLHVEEVDVGETAPRTVVSGLVNHVPLEQKEXVVILLCNLKPAKMGGVISQAMVTCASSPEKVEILAPPTGSVPGDRIVFDVFPGEPDKELNPKKKIWEQIQPDLCTNDECVATYKGVPFGVKGKGVCRAQTMTNSGIK; from the exons ATGATTTTCTGCCGTATCTTTACAAAAACGGCAACTAATGGTGCTGTTCTGAAGAGACTGGAACAGAAGGGTGCAGAAGCAGATcaaattattgaatatttaaagcAGCAAGTTGCTCTTCTTAAGGAGAAAGCAATTTTGCAGGCAACtttgagagaagagaagaaacttCCAGTTGAAAAtgctaaattaaagaaagaaattgaagaactgAAACAAGAGCTAGTTCAGGCAGAAATTCAAAACGGAGTGAAACAAATACCATTCCCAGCTGGTAGTCTACTGCAAGCTAATTCCACGGTTTCCGAAAAAGTGATACAGTCTATACCAATAAGAACTGTATCTTCTGGTGTCAAAGAACCGATAACAGGAGGAAGAgcggaagaaaagatgaaagagaaaattgaaatgaaagagaaaaaggagaaaaaacaatcaATAGCAGGAAGTGCTGACTCTAAGCCGATAGATGTTTCTCGTCTGGATCTTGGAGTTGGTTGTGTCATTACTGCCAGAAAACATCCTGATGCAGATTCTTTACATGTAGAAGAAGTAGATGTTGGAGAAACAGCCCCAAGAACAGTTGTCAGTGGCCTGGTGAATCATGTTCCTCTTGAACAGAAGG TGGTGGTGATTTTACTTTGTAACCTGAAACCTGCAAAGATGGGGGGAGTAATATCTCAGGCAATGGTAACGTGTGCTAGTTCACCTGAGAAGGTTGAAATCTTGGCACCTCCTACTGGGTCTGTTCCTGGAGACAgaattgtttttgatgtttttccTGGAGAGCCTGACAAGGAGCTAAATCCTAAGAAGAAGATTTGGGAGCAGATCCAGCCAGATCTCTGCACTAATGATGAGTGTGTGGCTACATACAAAGGAGTTCCCTTTGGGGTGAAAGGGAAGGGAGTGTGTAGGGCTCAAACTATGACCAacagtggaataaaataa